CATTTGTTTTCTTCATAATAGTTCTTTCAAATGTGGAATTTATAGAATTTCTGACTGCAACTTACAAGGTCTGTGTTGATTTGCTTTATCTACATCACTACCATCTTTCTATTTTCCCTTGGTTTTCATGCAAAAATGATATTCCTCTTGTCTATGCAAATAGTGATGTGATCACATCAATAGATTGTATTTGAATGATTGGTATCTGAATCTACCAATCTTTTCTTAGGGCATCAGATTCATCTACTATAAAATAAGAACTGAATAGTTTCTTGTAACAGTTTCTtgtaacaacaacaacaacaatcaagcCTTAGCCCCAAATTTTATGGGGTCACTTATTgatcctcaacaaattagtAAGGGTCGGCCATGTGTATTCTTGTCtaccattccattctattctattcgAAGCCGTActtacttccttaattgacatgtccttttttttaccattaatCCAAAGCACAAAAGAATTGGGTTAactaaaatttctctctctctctctctaactttcTTTTTGGGTGTATTTAAAAGTTAACATAAATCACTTCTTCACCTTGTAATTGTAAACAACTAGTAGTTAATTAAATTCCATCTACATAGTTGCTCAGCAAGTTGTTCATGCAATTTTCAGTACTGagattatatattaaaaaaaaaaagtgttaaatACCATAAATCCTAACTAAATTACCATTCAATTTTTTCTCCCAATAGAAAACTCTAACCAAGGTTTCAACGTTAACCCAATGTTTCTCAAAGCTTCCAATTTAGGTTTTCACAGCATAAATCATAGTTCATGTTTATTGAAATTGTTCAAAGCTAGGATTTTTAATCCATTACTAAACATTACAAACCCAACAATTTAACAAATACTGTTTTTAAGTCGgtttaatttcaacaataaaaaaagaagaagcaaattaCAGAAAGAATTAAATAGATTCTTCAAAGTAAAAAGAGAGTGGGAGAGAGATACCTGAAGAAATTGAAGTGCCTTTGTATCTTCTTGTAGATTCCAATCATTGTgcttcaaaaaccccaaattttcattccaaaaaaagaaactgtTATTTCTCACGGAGCTAGGGTTTCCGAATTTACataaaaagaaatgagagagagctCAAGATGTCTCCGATGACTGCGATTCGAGCAGAAGTGGCCATGGAAGGGCGTGAAAGGTCGGAGGAAGTGGAATTGGAGGGAGAAGGACCGGAGAGACAGCACAGAGTGGCGCGTGTACCAACGTCCTTAACATAGGTAGcttctttggttttctcttaCTCGCTCGCACACGCGCTAATAATTGTGTTATTTAGAACGTGTTTTGatactgtttattttattgaaactgaaaacttattgctgaaagtattgtaaataaagataaaagttagttgaaatagtacagtgtaactcataaataatataagaaaGTGCAGTGGgctcataaatagtaacaaaaataaactaaacagcaaaataattttaattttccattCCAATCCAAATGCTCATTTAGTATTACTTGTAATTAGctcatttttacctttttttttttttttttttggtgtgtgtaaatactaaatagagATATTTATTTTCGGAAACAAATTTGAATTGTGTTCAATTTGGTGTTTATATTTTGGTAATAGTCAATTTAGTCTATGTTATTTTTAACCTGCAATCACAACTTTCCTTGCATTTTCTTGCACTTTATTGGTAACCAAAGGCAAAAACATGAATCAAATTTATCAATCTCTAactctattttatatatatatatatatatatatatatatgtgtgtgtgtgtatcaaaaaCAACCCTATAATTGTACCAAGAATGactataaatttgaaaatagtagtaaccaaattgattataaattgaaaataacatggACTAATTTGACTACTACCAAAATATGAGGACCAAATTAACTGTAAGAGAAAGTAACATAGACCAAATTAATTGCTACtaaaaaataagggcaaaatTGGCAAAGGGTAGTGACTAATAGAATTTTCGcctaatatttttaaacaaagtaCAAATCCCATATGtcataaaataaagtaaaatacaGATATCCATAGAAGGACTATGATAAACAACAAAACCGCGGCTTAGGTTAGGTCTTTTCCTAGCCATATCACATGCTCATTGGTTTGCCTCACGACCCTCACAAAAGTAGTGCTTTATCTTCGCATATATGGGATTTGATTGAGGAGATTACTGCAATCCATAAATGAGAGTGGTGCGATGTAAGTTCCTGACATGAGTTTTAGCAACCCAATAAAACCTACCTTCGCATCAATCCATTCTTCCGGATCgaaattctttaaaaatatcttatattttttattggacgagaatttaaaaaaattaataattggattatatatttttattatatttttcatgttttaaagATTTTAAGAAGATTAATGATCAATAACAATgctatcaataatatatttaaattttaagtttttatagtaaaaattatgcacaaaatatacatcattaattaaatagtaaatagcatctaatgtaaataaaatttgacatacataattaaaatataaaaaatatataattagttaaattttcaaaattcacaataaaaaaaatacataataagTTTAGATAATTTCAACCTTTGATCGATGTGAAGTGCCGGAAGTGGAAGATGTGTGGTGGAAAATGAAAGAGGTGGGTCATTTCATTAATGATGCTAGCTGCTTCAcatatccttttttatttttttgggtcaaaattgCTGCCTCACATATTCGCAttttaagggtccgtttggattgaatttattattgctaaaattaaaaactgaaaattgaaaattgaaaacactatagcaaaataatttttaaatatgtgaatagtaccatggaacccatttttaatattttttagtgcgtgaacagtgctACTACAGTGATAAACAGTGACAGAATAGTGATTTTTGTCCTTTGCACAGTGAACCCATGTGAGATTACTGTTCACgcacaagggaaaaaaaaaaaactagaaaacgTAAAATTGGAAAACGTGAACGTAGATTCAATTGAATCCAAACGCTCACTAAGTCCcctcatttttaaattttgagtggCAGCCACTAACAGTTAACGCAACACGtgacttttgtttttcttctaattattgttttagtgaataatatatatgcatttatataacaaaaattaaaaattttatattatataaagtCAGTATAATCTTTAAtactctttcaaaaaaaaaaaaaagtataatctttaatacacttttttttcttctaagtttttaatattataaaaccatgaaaactcatttaaaattatttatatgctttcgatattttttaataaaaaattttaatgagttatCATACATTgatgttatttatatttaaaattttaaaattatttaataaattatatattatttcaatGATTTGACCATTTGTTTGACCCTGGTTAAattatgggtccgtttggatacaacttattcttactgaaattgaaaaccgAAAACTgtaaacactgtaacaaaataatttttaaacatgtGAATAGTGCTATGGGATCCGTaaacagtgcgtgaacagtgcatttgttTCCTGCACGGTAAATTCATTTGATTTTACTATTCAtgtgctgaaaaaaaaaaaaaaaaaaaaaaaaaaagagagagaagctgAAAATGTGAATGTGGATTCGTGAACGCGGATCCAAACGCTCACTATAAAATAGGAAATCACTATCTTTTTGGTTATTTGACTGATcccatttttaaaactttagcTCAAATTAAAACAATACTATTTTTTGACGGTGCATTATAATTTAGTACACATTTTATACTATGTTGCGAAGAGTCAAAGATAGGATAAAGAAAACATAATTGATTGTTATTGGAGGCTCAGCTCATGCTCTTGatctatcttcttttctttggatTATATGAGTGAAATGTTAACGAGCACTGTAAGGAAAGATGTTAGTTAAGAATGATTTATTGTGAggttcatttaataaaaaattggtataAAATGATGAGGTGAATGAAAATAGTACTAAAGTGataattgaaacttaaaaaattaactcTATTGGCTTAACACcttataaaattggttataaatctaatataaagtaaaataatttagtGAGTGTTTCGATTCACGTTTTGGGTTCacgtttgaattttttttttttttttttttttagtgcttaTGAATAGTAACTCACTGTGCAGGAGACAAAATgcactatttatgggtctcacggcactattcacacatttaaaaattattttgctacagtatttttagttttcagtttcagcaaaaataagttgtatgtAAACTgacatttaatataaaactaTTTCTTATAGGCAATTGCAAGGTGCCTATTAACACTACCCTTATATTGATAGCATTGTTAGAGCACACCAACACTGCATCATCGGCAAATTGAATTATTATCTTACATTTTCGGAACTTCGTAACCTGTGTGCCCCATCAACTACCTTATAGAGTCAtcgttgaatttaattgggcaAAAGATTTTGTAACCAATGTATTCCTATATTCACTATTCAACTAGTGAATATAATGTGGGCAGCAAATAAGCTAAGCAATTTAACTGGGCAAAACATATAAATCAAAACTTGtactaataatttaattggGTAGTTGGGCAAATCAACTTGCACTAAAACTTGCACTGATTTATATAAATCAAAACTTGCACTAATAATTTAACTGGGCAATTAGGCAACAAAAATGTGGGTAGCAAAAACGTGGAAGCAAATTTACactcattaaataaaatgaatgaaGGGAGGGGTAGGTGAGATAAATAAAGTGAGGGTATTTGTGTAAAGTACATCATTTAgcattttttccttccaaattgggaggataaaaaaatatgGGCTCAGAGGGAAAATTTTCCTCCCCATTTTCTAtctctcttgttttctctcCTAAATCAAATAGtagaaaatgctattttccatcctatttttctcttcctatttttcatccttcctgttttcactccaaccaaacataccatAAAGTTCAACTTGGAAGTTCAAACACGCAATCTTATACATGATTTGCTTACATAAAACATTTCATCCATGAAGAACGTGGGCAGCAAAAACGTGGCAACAAATTTACACTCATTAAATAAGATGAATAAAGTAAAGGGTAGGTGAGATAAATATAGTGAGGGTATTTGTGTAAAGTATATCATTCAACACTTTTtctcccaaattgggaggataaaaaaatatgGACTCAGAGGGAAAATTTTCCTCCTCATTTTCTAtctctcttgttttctctcttgAACCAAACAgtaaaaaatgctattttttattatagttttctctcattatttttcatcatttcttttttcaccCTAACCAAACATATCATAAAGTTCAACTTGGAAGTTCAAACACGCAATCTTATACATGATTTGCTTACATAAAACATTTCATCCATGGAGcaattatataaaaaactatctgaaaaataaaaagacaaaaaagccACGTACTTGGATCTAGCCAGATTGGActcacataaaaatatatatatatatatatctccgtGCTACCGAGAAATATTATCCAATAGGACCGGTACTACTAGCTCCATTCCTTCAATGGCTTCCAAATCCCTTCCCTATATTTTTTCCACTCTCCTTTTCCTTCTCCAACTACAATTCTCTGCCGGACAAACTGAAGTGAAAGCCGCATACTGGTATCCTGGCTCAGGGTTGTCTGTTTCAGGCATAGATTCCACACTCTTCACCCATCTATTTTGTGCCTTTGCCGATCTTGACCCAACCACATACCAAGTTTCCATTTCTTCCTCAAACTTAGCCGAGTTCTCAACCTTCACCACCACTGTGCAACAGAAAAACCCTTCAGTTCAAACCCTCTTATCCATTGGTGGAGCAGGCGCTAGTGCCACAACTTTTGCTGCTATGGCTAGCGAAGCAAGTACTCGCGCATCATTCATAAATTCCTCTATACAACTAGCAAGGTCTTACAACTTTTATGGCCTTGACCTTGACTGGGAGTACCCTTCTTCAGCTACTGAATTTACCAACCTTGGTTTACTTCTAGACGAGTGGAGAGCTGCAGTGGCTAGTGAGGCCACAAGCTCTGGCAATACAACATTGCTTCTGGTTGCAGCTTTCTATTACTCTTCAAACCGTAACGGTTTGACTTATCCAATTCAGGATATATCGAACAGCTTGGACTGGGTCAATGTTATGGCCTATGACTTTATTGCACCTGGTTGGTCACAAACTGTGACTGGACCCCCTGCTGCGTTGTACAATCCAACAAGCCCAGTTAGCGGAGATAGTGGCATCACAGCCTGGATTCAAGCTGGTGTTTCTGCCAGTAAATTGGTACTCGGTCTTCCATTTTATGGCTACGCATGGACTCTAGTAAATGCTGATGACAATGGAATATTTGCTCCGGCTAATGGAGCTGCTATATCCCCAGGTGGGTCAATAGCTTATAGCCAAATCTTGGATTTCATATCCCAGAATAGTGCCACAACAGTGTATAATTCCACGTTTGTTACAAACTATTGCTATTCTGGGACGACATGGATTGGTTACGATGATACGAATAGTACATCTACCAAGGTTACATATGCTAAGGGAACTGGATTGCTTGGCTACTTTGCGTGGCAGATTGGTCAGGACCCAAATTTCGTTCTTTCTGAAGCAGGTTCGTATGAGTTTAATCATTTATATACTATATACTTCAACTCGTGCATTTAAATTTTGTCAAGACCCAAGCAATAAAAATCTGGCTGATTTATGAGATGCAAGTTGCAACCATGTTGCTCTTTAATGTttcaatcaatgaaaaaaaaaaagactagtgGGAACTTTATAATATTTGGTTTAAATAGTTTTGGGGGTCTAATTAGACAAGGGTGGGAGAAAGCTGAAGAATATAGTAGATAATAGCGACAATCAACGTGGTGTTTGTTTGAACTCTTGAACTTTTATACTTATCTGCAtgcaaaatttgccaaacagtATAATTCTAGAAAAATTTTAGGTGGATGACATGCGTTCAAAGTTAATTAGTTAGttggattatttttttggaaattaaatCGATTATAGTAAACTTGTCTTTCAGCCAAAATcgttttttcctctttttttttttaatccgtTTTCGGTAGGAAGTCGAGTATAGTAAACTCGACTTCCACTAAAAGTCAATTTTGCTGTACTCGACTTCAAAAAAGAGTCCAATTAACTAATTAACTTTGAACGCATGCCATCCACCTAAAATGTTTCCAGAATTATactatttggcaaattttgccctTGTCTGCACGTTCACATACATGGCATCTTTGATTGATGATTATTAATATTCTTGTTTGTCTTGTCCATTTTTATCCTTTGATGTTCTTACTTCTAATGTGTAATTCTTACTCTTGTTACAGCTTCAAGTGCATGGGGAGCGAGCTTAGAATTAAGAGATCAGATGTAAAAGGCTATATTATTCACAATAAGGCCAATACTATCCAGTATGTTAGCATGTTATATGCATAAAGGCCAATGAGAAATTTAAGCAATGATGTTTATGATGTCCAtctattgtgaaattttaaagtacttaCAAGTGTATGAACCGTACCGAAGTATAATTTGACAGGAATGAGGTCGAATCCACAGGGACCTGAATGAACGTAgcaaaattaaatcaaatcttaaccaaattaatcataatctagtttaataaaaattgattgtttgcaattaaataaactaatcaaataataaaattaagcaagtaattaaactaagcaaaagatataaagcaataaagagatgtaaacaatcaagagaaaggaattaaggttttggaattcgccttgtaagtcatattagcatatatttatgatcattaatttttcccaactcactacatgataatctagaaatcaatcttgctatcatggaaaatattctcattaaaatccttattttaaaaattaaaaacatgttcttcttcgcttcttaagtataaaatcaaatcatcaattgtatccgtagcaaaaaaatcacaagatatatccaattctaaaaatcaaatcataaattgtatccattgatAGACAAATCATAAacgatatccaattttataatcaagaattaataatccaagcattcaattaattaagataaatcctaaatcatgagaaaaacatgattgaactcatatctagaatctcattttagtcaattgatatgaagcaagaacaattt
This DNA window, taken from Quercus robur chromosome 2, dhQueRobu3.1, whole genome shotgun sequence, encodes the following:
- the LOC126716145 gene encoding class V chitinase-like, whose protein sequence is MASKSLPYIFSTLLFLLQLQFSAGQTEVKAAYWYPGSGLSVSGIDSTLFTHLFCAFADLDPTTYQVSISSSNLAEFSTFTTTVQQKNPSVQTLLSIGGAGASATTFAAMASEASTRASFINSSIQLARSYNFYGLDLDWEYPSSATEFTNLGLLLDEWRAAVASEATSSGNTTLLLVAAFYYSSNRNGLTYPIQDISNSLDWVNVMAYDFIAPGWSPNVTGPPAALYNPTSQVSGDSGITAWIQAGVSADKLELGVPFFGYAWTLVNADDNGIRTG